The following coding sequences are from one Maniola jurtina chromosome 14, ilManJurt1.1, whole genome shotgun sequence window:
- the LOC123872017 gene encoding uncharacterized protein LOC123872017, translating to MRVVRQLAEDSIDRYPLAANEATHHMYMDDYINSIDGFEKAKETYHEMVDMFNSGGFNLTKWISNDTKFLNEVPSSHKNPHAINFDSDAQDVTKIVGMQWHPKLDTFTFKINAKESPRDYTKRLILSITARLFDPIGLIGPVTAFMKLLVQECWKLNLDWDTPVPSSIAQQFEQFCNELPHLEQIKIPRYVGMNSESHVTLIGFSDASERCYGAAVYIRVSSDEHSSGSVHLLASKSRVAPLKKTSLARLELCASLLLASLIDLIRETLSKRCKINNIYAFSDATVALSWLHSPAYKYHTFVANRITEINSKLSAEHWYHIKGRENPADIISRPVTPKELLERKLWFNAPQWTTHPISRWPITPFQVNAHNENFEEAKITVLAVETSVSDTQHPIDILAERSSSWSKLLRTIVYMLRFSKRKLDELYTLIQSNAYKNFIENRLAEHRIQFKHSPPYGPHFNGLSEINVRCVKTHLYKVVGTQILTYEELNTIIIQIENLLNSRPLCILSSDPSDLSALTPNHFLNLTPAKYLPFEDLTDIPDSRLSRYQLLTKITCSFWKRWSQEYLTSLQHRQKWNTPSNPVSLGAVVVIKDSNVHPLCWPLGVIEELYPGKDSIIRAVKVRTRSGSYIRPVVRICPLPSQ from the exons ATAAACTCAATCGATGGTTTTGAGAAAGCCAAAGAAACTTATCATGAAATGGTCGATATGTTCAACTCGGGTGGTTTCAATTTAACCAAATGGATCTCCAATGACActaaatttctaaatgaagttcctagctctcataaaaatccgcacgcaattaattttgattcagaTGCTCAAGACGTTACAAAAATAGTAGGAATGCAGTGGCATCCTAAACTcgatacttttacttttaaaatcaacGCTAAGGAAAGTCCACGCGATTATACAAAACGCTTAATTCTTTCGATTACCGCGCGCCTGTTCGATCCAATCGGTCTAATAGGTCCTGTTACCGCTTTTATGAAACTTCTCGTCCAAGAATGTTGGAAATTAAATCTCGACTGGGATACTCCAGTACCCAGCTCAATCGCTCAACAGTTTGAACAATTTTGTAATGAACTACCACATTTAGAACAAATCAAAATTCCACGCTACGTAGGGATGAACTCTGAATCCCATGTAACGCTCATAGGTTTTTCTGACGCTAGTGAAAGATGCTATGGAGCCGCCGTTTACATACGCGTAAGTTCAGATGAACATTCTTCTGGCTCTGTTCATTTGCTCGCTTCAAAATCTAGAGTCGCACCGCTTAAGAAAACATCACTCGCTCGACTCGAGCTTTGCGCATCTCTTCTATTagccagtttaattgatttgatacGTGAAACTCTTAGTAAGcgctgcaaaataaataatatttacgcATTTTCTGACGCAACAGTAGCCCTTTCATGGCTTCATTCTCCCGCATATAAATACCATACATTCGTTGCCAATAGGATTACCgaaattaattcaaagttaTCTGCTGAACattggtatcatataaaaggacgcGAAAATCCTGCGGACATTATATCTCGTCCAGTCACGCCGAAAGAATTATTAGAACGCAAACTTTGGTTTAACGCTCCTCAGTGGACAACGCATCCTATATCGCGATGGCCTATAACGCCTTTTCAAGTAAACgctcataatgaaaattttgaagaagcaAAAATTACTGTTCTAGCAGTTGAAACTTCTGTTTCCGACACTCAACATCCGATTGATATCTTAGCCGAACGCTCTTCTAGCTGGTCTAAATTATTGCGCACCATTGTTTACATGTTAAGATTCTC TAAACGCAAATTAGATGAACTTTACACTCTCATACAGTCCAATGCttataaaaatttcattgagaATCGCCTCGCAGAACATCGTATTCAATTTAAGCATAGCCCGCCTTACGGCCCGCATTTTAATGGTCTTAGCGAAATTAACGTTCGCTGTGTAAAAACGCATTTATACAAGGTAGTAGGGACACAAATCCTTACTTATgaagaattaaatacaattataattcaaatcgaaaacttattaaatagtagaccattatgtattttaagctcTGATCCGTCAGATCTTTCCGCACTTACGCCCAATCATTTTCTCAATCTCACTCCCGCAAAATATTTACCTTTCGAGGATTTAACGGATATTCCCGACAGCCGCTTATCCCGCTATCAATTGTTAACTAAAATTACTTGTTCTTTCTGGAAACGCTGGAGCCAagaatatttgacttctttacAACACAGACAAAAGTGGAATACTCCATCCAACCCTGTGAGTCTTGGAGCTGTTGTTGTAATCAAAGACTCCAACGTTCATCCTCTTTGCTGGCCTCTAGGAGTTATAGAAGAACTCTATCCAGGGAAAGACAGTATAATTCGAGCAGTCAAAGTTAGAACGCGTTCCGGAAGCTACATCAGACCTGTAGTTCGGATATGCCCTCTACCTTCTCAATAG